One Brassica napus cultivar Da-Ae chromosome C2, Da-Ae, whole genome shotgun sequence DNA window includes the following coding sequences:
- the LOC106350835 gene encoding uncharacterized protein LOC106350835 gives MFKIVSTLKLCAKEITDEDMLEKTLSTFHTNNMVLGHQYREKGFKSYEDLIPCLLRAEQTNELLMRNSEMRPLGSTPLPEENAAEEAMNESNHVHHDKPHGHCCGGWRGRGRGQYNLHGRGNSYGRGRGYQFHSGRGRGRICGVSKPQHSTRSVCHRCGISNHWAKNCGTAKHLVDVYQENFEREES, from the coding sequence ATGTTCAAAATTGTTTCTACATTGAAGCTGTGTGCTAAGGAGATCACAGATGAGGATATGTTGGAAAAGACATTGTCCACCTTCCACACAAATAATATGGTGTTAGGACACCAGTACCGTGAAAAAGGCTTCAAGAGTTATGAAGATCTGATTCCATGTTTGTTGCGTGCTGAGCAAACCAATGagttactgatgagaaacagtgagatgagacctctAGGATCAACACCATTACCTGAAGAAAATGCAGCCGAAGAAGCTATGAATGAATCTAACCATGTCCATCATGATAAACCACACGGCCATTGCTGTGGCGGATGGAGAGGACGTGGCCGCGGCCAATACAACTTACATGGCCGCGGGAATAGCTATGGAAGAGGCCGTGGATATCAATTTCATTCAGGCCGTGGTCGAGGCAGAATCTGTGGTGTTTCTAAACCACAACACTCGACCAGATCAGTATGTCATAGGTGTGGAATAagtaatcattgggctaagaatTGTGGGACTGCCAAGCATCTAGTTGATGTGTACCAAGAGAattttgaaagggaagaatcctga